A genome region from Micromonospora peucetia includes the following:
- a CDS encoding class I SAM-dependent methyltransferase, with the protein MSVFDDPGLFGRLWADTYDGPGNPDPAPAIGFLAELADGGPALELAIGTGRVALPLAERGVAVEGIEASPEMVSKMRAKPGGDGIPVAIGDMADVPVTGPYRLAYLVFNTLFNLVDAERQAACFRNVARVLAPGGAFVIETFVPDPADFDRDEQVQMRAVTEDSATIRVHQYDRAAQTFVRQTITFDRDGVHLRPFAMRYLWPEQIDELAERAGLRLAERYADWHRSPFEVDSASHISVYRTR; encoded by the coding sequence ATGTCGGTCTTCGACGATCCCGGTCTCTTCGGCCGGTTGTGGGCCGACACCTATGACGGTCCCGGCAACCCAGACCCGGCTCCGGCGATCGGCTTCCTCGCCGAGTTGGCCGACGGCGGGCCGGCCCTGGAGTTGGCCATCGGCACCGGCCGGGTCGCGCTGCCGCTCGCCGAACGGGGCGTCGCCGTCGAGGGGATCGAAGCGTCACCGGAGATGGTGTCGAAGATGCGCGCCAAACCCGGCGGCGACGGCATCCCCGTCGCTATCGGAGACATGGCCGACGTGCCGGTCACCGGCCCGTACCGGCTGGCGTACCTGGTGTTCAACACCCTGTTCAATCTGGTCGACGCCGAACGGCAGGCGGCCTGCTTCCGCAACGTCGCCCGGGTGCTCGCGCCGGGCGGGGCGTTCGTCATCGAGACGTTCGTGCCGGACCCGGCCGACTTCGACCGGGACGAGCAGGTCCAGATGCGGGCGGTGACGGAGGACTCGGCCACCATCCGTGTGCACCAGTACGACCGGGCGGCGCAGACGTTCGTCCGACAGACCATCACGTTCGACCGGGACGGCGTCCACCTACGTCCCTTCGCGATGCGCTACCTCTGGCCAGAGCAGATCGACGAACTGGCGGAGCGGGCCGGCCTCCGGCTCGCCGAGCGGTACGCCGACTGGCACCGGTCACCCTTCGAGGTGGACAGCGCCTCGCATATCTCGGTCTACCGCACCCGGTAA
- a CDS encoding PH domain-containing protein, translating into MANATYDRKEQFQQIQSGLLQGEQIIAVYDAVGTGTGFIGLTDRRVIIQDRSFVGKRHAITSIPYSKITSVSVVSNKSWGGSFFSTGAIAIHVGTHTYEVEFRGSEKSHHVHNVILHHIS; encoded by the coding sequence ATGGCCAACGCGACGTACGACCGCAAGGAACAGTTCCAGCAGATCCAGAGCGGCCTGCTCCAGGGGGAGCAGATCATCGCCGTCTACGACGCCGTCGGCACCGGCACCGGCTTCATCGGCCTGACCGACCGGCGCGTCATCATCCAGGACCGCTCCTTCGTCGGGAAGCGGCACGCCATCACCAGCATCCCGTACTCGAAGATCACCAGCGTCAGCGTAGTCAGCAACAAGTCGTGGGGCGGTTCGTTCTTCTCCACCGGGGCCATCGCGATCCACGTCGGCACGCACACCTACGAGGTGGAGTTCCGGGGCTCCGAGAAGAGCCACCACGTGCACAACGTGATCCTGCACCACATCAGCTGA
- a CDS encoding class I SAM-dependent methyltransferase: MRHGEYRDPRLVPVYDAECPWSRDDDWFLAVVDETPAARVVDLGCGTGRLTIGLATAGHTVTGVDPATASLAAARAKPGAGRVTWIEGTSAVLPDRSFDVAVLTSHVAQFFVADAEWARTLADLARALVPGGRLVFDSRDPADRRWERWNPVDSRRRITLPDGEVVRAWTEVHRVLDGRVDFTHHYLFPDGEELLSSATLRFRTEEELRGSLRAAGFAVERIHGGWGGEPTGRGDGEFLVLARRD, from the coding sequence ATGAGGCACGGCGAATATCGTGATCCACGGCTGGTCCCGGTCTACGACGCCGAGTGCCCCTGGTCGCGCGACGACGACTGGTTCCTGGCCGTCGTCGACGAGACCCCGGCCGCCCGGGTTGTCGACCTGGGCTGCGGCACCGGTCGGCTCACGATCGGCCTCGCCACGGCCGGTCACACCGTCACGGGCGTCGACCCGGCCACCGCGTCACTGGCCGCCGCCCGCGCCAAGCCGGGTGCCGGGCGGGTGACGTGGATCGAGGGCACCTCGGCGGTGCTGCCGGACCGGTCGTTCGACGTGGCGGTGCTGACCAGCCATGTCGCGCAGTTCTTCGTGGCCGACGCCGAGTGGGCGCGTACGCTCGCCGACCTGGCCCGGGCGCTGGTGCCCGGCGGCCGGCTGGTGTTCGACTCGCGCGACCCGGCGGACCGGCGGTGGGAACGCTGGAACCCGGTGGACTCACGGCGGCGGATCACGCTGCCCGACGGCGAGGTGGTGCGGGCGTGGACGGAGGTGCACAGGGTGCTCGACGGCCGGGTCGACTTCACCCACCACTACCTGTTTCCGGACGGCGAGGAGCTGCTCAGCTCGGCCACCCTGCGCTTCCGCACCGAGGAGGAGCTGCGCGGGTCGCTGCGGGCGGCCGGGTTCGCCGTCGAGCGGATCCACGGCGGCTGGGGCGGGGAGCCGACTGGCCGGGGCGACGGCGAGTTCCTCGTCCTCGCCCGCCGCGACTGA
- a CDS encoding LysR family transcriptional regulator, protein MLERHELETFLALAEELHFGRTAERLRVTTGRISQVVKKLERRVGAPLFARTSRVVQLTPIGRQLAEDLAPLVAGIDDAVRRAVEAGRGVTGRLQVAFLGEWTAPPLLKAVALFSQRHPDCQVEVHEVQLFDSRQSLLDGSVDILMAAYPFDGMACGPALLEERRLLAVASGHPVTREESVSLETLGDHPVVQYPAVTSAEFKRDRTPERTPSGRPVPKGPAGNTFSEMLTLVAMGRGVLPVGEHTRRYYPRPDVAYVPIRDAPPIRRGLVWRESNGTARVHEFVRAATDANAA, encoded by the coding sequence GTGCTGGAACGACACGAGCTGGAGACCTTCCTGGCCCTCGCCGAGGAGTTGCACTTCGGCCGTACGGCGGAGCGCCTGCGGGTGACCACCGGGCGGATCAGCCAGGTGGTCAAGAAGCTGGAACGCCGTGTCGGCGCCCCGCTGTTCGCCCGCACCAGCCGGGTCGTGCAGCTCACCCCGATCGGCCGGCAGCTCGCCGAGGACCTGGCGCCGCTGGTCGCCGGCATCGACGACGCGGTACGCCGAGCCGTCGAGGCAGGGCGGGGCGTCACCGGGCGACTGCAGGTCGCCTTCCTCGGCGAGTGGACCGCCCCACCGCTACTCAAGGCCGTCGCCCTGTTCTCCCAGCGCCATCCCGACTGCCAGGTCGAGGTGCACGAGGTCCAGCTCTTCGACTCCCGGCAGAGCCTGCTCGACGGCTCGGTCGACATCCTGATGGCCGCATACCCGTTCGACGGGATGGCCTGCGGGCCGGCGCTGTTGGAGGAACGGCGGCTGCTCGCGGTGGCCTCCGGGCACCCGGTGACCCGGGAGGAGTCCGTCTCCCTGGAGACCCTCGGCGACCACCCGGTGGTGCAGTATCCGGCGGTGACCTCGGCGGAGTTCAAACGCGACCGCACGCCCGAGCGCACCCCGTCGGGCCGTCCGGTGCCGAAGGGACCGGCCGGCAACACCTTCTCCGAGATGCTGACGCTGGTCGCCATGGGCCGGGGGGTGCTGCCGGTGGGCGAGCACACCCGCCGCTACTACCCGCGCCCCGACGTGGCGTACGTGCCGATCCGCGACGCGCCGCCGATCCGGCGGGGCCTGGTCTGGCGGGAGAGCAACGGCACGGCCCGGGTCCACGAGTTCGTCCGCGCCGCGACCGACGCGAACGCGGCCTGA
- a CDS encoding VOC family protein has product METTTVRVTGLDHLVLNVTDVERALGFYCGLLGLAPVRVDEWRAGTVPFPSVRVDEGTIIDLVRRDRGEANVDHFCLVVEPLDWAEVVGSGVFTVIEGPVGRFGARGSATSLYVRDPDGNSVELRWYPQDVAGAGAAQDRVTAR; this is encoded by the coding sequence ATGGAAACGACGACAGTACGGGTCACGGGCCTCGACCACCTGGTGCTCAACGTGACCGACGTCGAACGCGCGCTGGGCTTCTACTGCGGCCTGCTCGGCCTGGCCCCGGTGCGGGTCGACGAGTGGCGGGCCGGCACGGTCCCGTTCCCCTCGGTACGGGTCGACGAGGGGACCATCATCGACCTCGTCCGCCGGGACCGGGGTGAAGCCAACGTCGACCACTTCTGCCTGGTGGTGGAGCCGCTCGACTGGGCGGAGGTCGTCGGATCGGGTGTCTTCACGGTGATCGAGGGCCCGGTGGGCCGGTTCGGCGCGCGCGGCAGCGCCACCTCGCTCTACGTGCGGGACCCGGACGGCAACTCCGTGGAGCTGCGTTGGTATCCGCAGGACGTCGCGGGAGCCGGTGCGGCTCAGGACCGGGTGACCGCGCGGTAG
- a CDS encoding 4a-hydroxytetrahydrobiopterin dehydratase: MRALFSGRSKHDYLSDALTLLTGWIREGEQIRRTLAIDDTQHAALTERVKVVADALHLRPEIVRRADQTQIRVGHGNAPLTEGEVLLAARIEDAYRAVTRS, from the coding sequence ATGCGCGCACTGTTCAGCGGTCGATCCAAGCACGATTATCTCAGCGACGCTCTCACCCTGCTCACCGGCTGGATCCGGGAGGGTGAACAGATCCGACGCACCCTCGCCATCGACGACACGCAGCACGCGGCCCTCACCGAGCGGGTGAAGGTGGTCGCCGACGCGCTGCACCTGCGCCCCGAGATCGTCCGCCGGGCCGACCAGACCCAGATCCGCGTCGGACACGGCAACGCGCCGCTGACCGAGGGCGAGGTCCTGCTGGCCGCCCGCATCGAGGACGCCTACCGCGCGGTCACCCGGTCCTGA
- a CDS encoding (deoxy)nucleoside triphosphate pyrophosphohydrolase: MRTERANGGGQAERRDLRVIVGAAIIRDGRVLACARSAPPEVAGMWEFPGGKVEPGESETAALARECAEELAVRVEIGDRVGRNVRMAHGRSVLKVYAARLLHGDQPQALEHSALRWLSADELDSVTWLPADAPIVAALRPILTA, from the coding sequence GTGCGGACCGAACGGGCTAATGGCGGCGGGCAGGCCGAACGACGGGACCTCAGGGTGATCGTCGGAGCGGCGATCATCAGGGATGGTCGGGTGCTCGCCTGCGCCCGTTCCGCCCCGCCCGAGGTGGCGGGCATGTGGGAGTTCCCCGGCGGCAAGGTGGAGCCGGGCGAGAGCGAGACCGCGGCACTCGCCCGCGAGTGCGCCGAGGAACTGGCCGTACGCGTGGAGATCGGCGACCGGGTGGGCCGCAACGTCCGGATGGCCCACGGCCGCTCGGTGCTCAAGGTGTACGCGGCCCGGCTGCTGCACGGCGATCAGCCGCAGGCCCTGGAACACTCGGCGCTTCGCTGGCTCTCCGCCGACGAACTCGACAGTGTCACCTGGCTCCCCGCCGACGCGCCCATCGTCGCCGCCCTCCGGCCCATCCTGACGGCCTGA
- a CDS encoding succinate dehydrogenase/fumarate reductase iron-sulfur subunit — protein sequence MGNQNSPAPGKPGAKRQFRIWRGDETGGDLQDYAVEVNEGEVVLDVIHRLQATEAPDLACRWNCKAGKCGSCSMEINGKPRLSCMTRMSTFTEDETVTVTPLRTFPVIRDLVTDVSFNYEKARETPAFAPPADLAPGDYRMQQVDVERSQEFRKCIECFLCQNVCHVIRDHDENKQAFSGPRYFIRAAELDMHPLDAKTDRKEYAQAEQGLGFCNITKCCTEVCPEHIKITDNGIIPMKERVVDRRYDPLVWLGSKIFRRGQVPQTIVTSGHASGAVRGSAAHGGVHSHAGGSHDQQAEVQAQSGVNWDREVPRPTAPAVDDRGRLPLTELTFDRAAAPSPFGDDVTFPLPPEHLNFAHPEQDKH from the coding sequence ATGGGTAACCAGAACTCCCCGGCCCCCGGCAAGCCGGGCGCGAAGCGCCAGTTCCGCATCTGGCGCGGCGACGAGACCGGCGGCGACCTGCAGGACTACGCGGTCGAGGTGAACGAGGGCGAGGTCGTCCTCGACGTCATCCACCGCCTCCAGGCGACCGAGGCCCCCGACCTGGCCTGCCGCTGGAACTGCAAGGCCGGCAAGTGCGGCTCCTGCTCGATGGAGATCAACGGCAAGCCGCGGCTGAGCTGCATGACCCGGATGTCCACCTTCACGGAGGACGAGACGGTCACGGTCACCCCGCTGCGCACCTTCCCCGTGATCCGGGACCTGGTCACCGACGTCTCGTTCAACTACGAGAAGGCCCGGGAGACGCCGGCGTTCGCGCCGCCGGCCGACCTGGCACCCGGCGACTACCGGATGCAGCAGGTCGACGTGGAACGCTCGCAGGAGTTCCGCAAGTGCATCGAGTGCTTCCTGTGCCAGAACGTCTGCCACGTCATCCGTGACCACGACGAGAACAAGCAGGCGTTCTCGGGGCCGCGGTACTTCATCCGGGCGGCCGAGCTGGACATGCACCCGCTGGACGCGAAGACCGACCGCAAGGAGTACGCACAGGCCGAGCAGGGCCTCGGATTCTGCAACATCACCAAGTGCTGCACCGAGGTCTGCCCGGAGCACATCAAGATCACGGACAACGGGATCATCCCCATGAAGGAACGGGTCGTCGACCGCAGGTACGATCCCCTTGTGTGGCTTGGTAGCAAGATCTTCCGGAGGGGTCAGGTGCCTCAGACCATCGTGACCAGCGGGCACGCCAGCGGTGCGGTGCGCGGCAGCGCGGCCCACGGGGGCGTGCACTCGCACGCGGGCGGTTCGCACGACCAGCAGGCCGAGGTTCAGGCGCAGAGCGGGGTCAACTGGGACCGTGAGGTGCCGAGGCCGACCGCGCCGGCCGTCGACGACCGCGGCAGGCTGCCGCTGACGGAGCTCACGTTCGACCGGGCGGCGGCGCCGTCACCGTTCGGCGACGACGTGACCTTCCCGCTGCCTCCGGAGCACCTGAACTTCGCCCACCCGGAGCAGGACAAGCACTGA
- a CDS encoding fumarate reductase/succinate dehydrogenase flavoprotein subunit, which translates to MTNPHHQTSSTTRIERHHYDVVVIGAGGAGLRAAIEARLAGKKTAIISKSLFGKAHTVMAEGGAAAAMGNANSRDNWQVHFRDTMRGGKFLNNFRMAELHAKESPQRIWELETYGALFDRTKDGKISQRNFGGHEYPRLAHVGDRTGLELIRTLQQKIVSLQQEDKRDHGSYDARIKVFAETTVTELLLDGDRVAGAFGYYRESGEFVLFEAPSVVLATGGVGRSYKVTSNSWEYTGDGHALALRAGATLINMEFLQFHPTGMVWPVSVKGILVTESVRGDGGVLKNSDGKRFMFDYVPDVFRKQYAETEEEADRWYTDPDNNRRPPELLPRDEVARAINSEVKAGRGTPSGGVFLDIASRKPAEEIRRRLPSMYHQFKELADVDITKEPMEVGPTCHYVMGGVEVDPDSGAAFGHVRGLFAAGEVSGGMHGSNRLGGNSLSDLLVFGKRAGGHAASYADSLPARPKVGIAAVEAAVETALAPLQRDTGENPYTLQQDLQVVMGDMVGIIRREGELEDALIRLAELRERVAKVSASGGRRYNPGWHLALDLRNMLVVSECTAKAALERRESRGGHTREDHPAMDPTWRRVNLVCSLDGDTVCLERKPLPKMRPELIGLFDRAELAKYLTDEELAEFDAHVADVETEKER; encoded by the coding sequence ATGACGAATCCTCACCACCAGACGAGCTCCACCACGCGAATCGAACGACACCACTACGACGTCGTCGTGATCGGGGCCGGCGGCGCCGGCCTGCGCGCGGCGATCGAGGCCCGGCTCGCCGGCAAGAAGACCGCGATCATCTCCAAGTCGCTCTTCGGCAAGGCGCACACGGTGATGGCCGAGGGCGGGGCCGCCGCCGCCATGGGGAACGCGAACAGCCGGGACAACTGGCAGGTGCACTTCCGCGACACGATGCGCGGCGGCAAGTTCCTCAACAACTTCCGGATGGCCGAGCTGCACGCGAAGGAGTCGCCGCAGCGGATCTGGGAGCTGGAGACGTACGGCGCGCTCTTCGACCGCACCAAGGACGGGAAGATCTCGCAGCGCAACTTCGGTGGCCACGAGTATCCCCGGCTGGCACACGTCGGCGACCGGACCGGCCTGGAGCTGATCCGCACCCTCCAGCAGAAGATCGTCTCCCTCCAGCAGGAGGACAAGCGGGACCACGGCTCGTACGACGCCCGGATCAAGGTCTTCGCCGAGACCACCGTCACCGAGCTGCTGCTCGACGGCGACCGGGTCGCCGGCGCGTTCGGCTACTACCGGGAGTCCGGCGAGTTCGTCCTCTTCGAGGCGCCGTCGGTGGTGCTGGCGACCGGCGGTGTCGGCCGGTCCTACAAGGTCACCTCGAACTCCTGGGAGTACACGGGTGACGGGCACGCGCTGGCGCTGCGGGCCGGCGCGACGCTGATCAACATGGAGTTCCTCCAGTTCCACCCGACCGGCATGGTCTGGCCGGTGTCGGTGAAGGGCATCCTGGTCACCGAGTCCGTGCGCGGCGACGGCGGCGTGCTGAAGAACTCCGACGGCAAGCGGTTCATGTTCGACTACGTCCCCGACGTCTTCCGCAAGCAGTACGCGGAGACCGAGGAGGAGGCGGACCGCTGGTACACCGACCCGGACAACAACCGGCGCCCGCCGGAGCTGCTGCCGCGCGACGAGGTGGCCCGGGCGATCAACAGCGAGGTCAAGGCCGGGCGGGGCACCCCCTCGGGCGGCGTCTTCCTGGACATCGCCTCCCGCAAGCCTGCGGAGGAGATCCGCCGCCGCCTGCCGTCGATGTACCACCAGTTCAAGGAGCTGGCCGACGTCGACATCACCAAGGAGCCGATGGAGGTCGGGCCCACCTGTCACTACGTGATGGGCGGCGTCGAGGTCGACCCGGACAGCGGGGCCGCGTTCGGCCACGTGCGGGGGCTCTTCGCGGCGGGCGAGGTGTCCGGCGGCATGCACGGCTCCAACCGGCTCGGCGGCAACTCCCTGTCCGACCTGCTGGTGTTCGGCAAGCGCGCGGGCGGACACGCCGCCTCGTACGCCGACAGCCTCCCCGCGCGCCCGAAGGTGGGCATCGCCGCCGTGGAGGCCGCCGTGGAGACGGCCCTGGCGCCGTTGCAGCGGGACACCGGCGAGAACCCGTACACCCTCCAGCAGGACCTCCAGGTCGTCATGGGCGACATGGTGGGCATCATCCGGCGCGAGGGCGAGCTTGAAGACGCGCTGATCAGGCTGGCGGAGCTGCGGGAGCGGGTGGCGAAGGTCAGCGCGAGCGGCGGCCGGCGTTACAACCCGGGCTGGCACCTGGCGCTCGACCTGCGCAACATGCTGGTGGTCTCGGAGTGCACGGCGAAGGCGGCGCTGGAGCGGCGGGAGTCGCGCGGCGGCCACACCCGGGAGGACCACCCGGCGATGGACCCGACGTGGCGCCGGGTCAACCTGGTCTGCTCGCTCGACGGCGACACGGTGTGCCTGGAGCGCAAGCCGCTGCCGAAGATGCGCCCGGAGCTGATCGGCCTCTTCGACCGCGCGGAGCTGGCCAAGTACCTCACGGACGAGGAACTCGCCGAGTTCGACGCCCACGTCGCCGACGTCGAGACCGAGAAGGAGCGCTGA